A region of Paenibacillus sp. 37 DNA encodes the following proteins:
- a CDS encoding PLP-dependent aminotransferase family protein — protein MLKVNRNDQRPIWQQLLDQAIHNITTGKWQPGELLLPSRELAQLIGVSRSTIQIVYEELFSRGYTVTSRRAGTRVSDWTYAPRSSEDVTMQGPIPPELPTLNESIGHLHSWFGNRDNRKIEIDFNPHEPYLDESFTKAWRQSFLQASTEPNLDIWAYGDARGLLALREQIQRYLSLERGIHIDVDQILLTSGAQHSIDLIAQALLSEGDRVSVEDPGFPAAWMAMKYRRMHVDPIPVDEYGLSVDHIHPQTKLVFVTPSHQCAVGVIMSEPRRQQLMHLAAHHRYWIVEDDYDSEFRYRGDPLPTIFSQQPQNTLYMMSFSKMVAPGIRLSAIIGPKIAINRLTQVHELTYRHLPIMEQLTLTHFIERGHFMRHMRRVRNIYRRRHEVMTKAIVASGLGSRFTLSGVETGLHMLLESETSFDEEALTNAALDQGVRVYPLSRYCLESHRKGWILGFAKVDEEQIEDGIRRLAKIVL, from the coding sequence ATGCTAAAAGTTAATCGGAATGACCAACGCCCGATCTGGCAGCAACTTCTGGATCAAGCGATTCATAATATTACAACCGGGAAATGGCAACCAGGCGAATTGCTACTCCCCTCACGCGAACTTGCTCAATTAATTGGTGTTTCACGCTCAACCATACAGATTGTATACGAGGAATTATTCAGCCGAGGGTATACGGTAACCTCCCGACGAGCCGGGACAAGGGTTAGTGATTGGACTTATGCACCTCGTTCATCAGAAGACGTCACGATGCAAGGACCTATTCCGCCCGAACTACCTACACTAAACGAATCGATTGGTCATCTGCATAGTTGGTTTGGCAATAGAGACAATCGCAAAATAGAAATTGATTTTAATCCTCACGAGCCTTATCTGGATGAAAGTTTCACTAAAGCCTGGAGGCAATCCTTTTTACAAGCTTCCACTGAACCCAATCTGGATATATGGGCTTATGGCGATGCCAGAGGATTACTGGCGTTAAGAGAACAGATTCAGCGTTATTTGTCACTTGAACGAGGCATTCATATCGATGTTGATCAAATCTTGTTAACCTCAGGTGCTCAACATAGCATTGATTTAATTGCCCAGGCACTCTTAAGTGAGGGAGACAGAGTTTCCGTAGAAGATCCCGGCTTCCCTGCCGCTTGGATGGCGATGAAATACCGCAGGATGCATGTGGATCCCATTCCAGTCGATGAGTATGGATTAAGTGTAGATCATATTCACCCACAGACGAAACTTGTATTTGTCACACCTTCTCATCAATGCGCCGTTGGTGTTATTATGTCGGAGCCACGCAGGCAACAATTGATGCACTTGGCAGCTCATCATCGATATTGGATTGTTGAGGATGACTACGATAGCGAATTTAGGTACCGTGGAGATCCACTTCCAACTATATTTAGTCAACAACCTCAGAATACGCTTTATATGATGAGTTTTTCCAAAATGGTTGCACCAGGCATTCGACTATCCGCTATCATCGGTCCCAAAATAGCCATCAATCGCCTTACCCAAGTTCATGAATTAACCTATCGTCATCTGCCGATTATGGAACAATTAACGCTAACTCATTTTATTGAGCGTGGTCATTTTATGCGCCATATGAGAAGAGTTCGGAATATATATCGACGTAGACACGAAGTCATGACCAAAGCCATTGTTGCTTCAGGGCTAGGCTCACGATTTACATTAAGTGGTGTGGAGACGGGATTACATATGCTTCTAGAATCTGAAACGTCATTTGACGAAGAAGCGCTGACGAATGCCGCCCTTGATCAAGGTGTACGCGTGTATCCACTTAGTAGGTATTGCTTGGAGAGTCATCGAAAAGGATGGATATTAGGTTTTGCGAAAGTGGATGAGGAGCAGATTGAGGACGGCATACGCCGGCTTGCAAAGATTGTATTATGA